The genomic window CGTTCAAATCATCAGAACATAGTGTGATATCGGTACCATCTCCCGCATTTGCCTGTTTATAAACGGCAAACTTAAGGTTAGCACTATCCGTACAGCTTTTAGCCGTAGTGGTAGTATAGGTAAAATTAAAGCGTTGTACCGAGTCGATTACCGGAAATACAAATTCATTCTGAATAGGGTTTCCAATAGAATCTCTCCAAACCCCGCCAGGCACTATTGTATCACGACCGTTTGTATCCAGTAAGCTTACCAGGTTAATTGATGTATCCGTATTACAAAAGATTAAGTCTTCTGTATTTTCTCCAGCATAGTCAAAAGGTAATAATTCAATGGTAATAAGGGTAGATAATACACTACAGGGAGTAAGGTCAAAAGTAAGATCCAGTGAATCCGTAACAAAGGGGTCAAGAATCTCATTAGCGCCAGTACAGTTAATTTTTGGAGCTACTGCATACTCAAATGTATAACTTCCGGGAACTCCTGCGTTTAAATTAATAGTACCCAAATGATAATCATAATCCGGTATAAAGTCCGATAGGGAATTAGGTTGGGTTAAAATTCCTAAATCTGCCGGACCGGAAACCTGTCTCCAGCTAACGTAATTATCATCATTATAGCTAAAATTATTAGTACCATCGTCTTCAAAATCTATTAAATTATAAAGGTCATATGTAGACGGAATTTGGTTGATACATAGCTCAGGGATACCCGGGGATTGCTCAAAAGGCCTTAATTCTTCAAAAATTTGAAAAGATACCGAAGCTCTCCTTTCTGTACAAACCGCAGAACGTTGGGGTACAAAATAGGTAAAGGAATAGGATGCACAACCAAAACGAGCTCCTCTATTTGCTATTAAATCATCATAGATCTCTCTTATGTTAATAATAGAATCCTGTTCGTTTTCAAGTTGTCCGGTAAGGTCTAACTCAGATAACCAGTATCCTTCTTTATCTTCACCGACCAGATACGCATCATCATTTAAATTAATATCTGTATCCCAGTTCCCGGCGGTAATATCTTCTTCACAAATCTCTATCAAATTTCCGGTTCCGGGATCTACCTGACGTACTACAGAAACTTTTACTATAGTCTCTCCTTTACTATTAGCAGTACAGTCTGTGGTATTACTAACAGTATATCTTAACTCAAAAATTTCATTATCCGTAGAACGATCATCATCATTTTTAGGGACAACGGCACTAAAAGTAGAACCGTTTAAATCAAAGGATCCTTTAAAATTAGCTCCCGAACTACTTCCTATATATTCCCATCTACCGTTTAAATGTGGTGCGGGGATAAATTCGTTTTGTGTTAGGGTTTCAAATAAATCCAATCGATCCGTTTCACATATTTCCGCATTGGCACCATTAGCTTGTGGTGGAGCCGCTTCACCAGCATAGGGACCAAGAATCAAATCAGCAACAATCGCTGGTGTATTACCACAGGCTGCGGTAAACAACTCAAACCTGTATTCTTCACGAGTAATATTAGTCGTAGCGTTTAGAAATTCCCAGGTTCTTACATTTCCGGTACTTTGATCTAGAGTACCAGCGTATCTGGGACGTGCCTGCCAGGTACCTGTACCGGAAGGGATACCTAACTCGGTGTACAGGTTGATAATT from Aquimarina sp. ERC-38 includes these protein-coding regions:
- a CDS encoding gliding motility-associated C-terminal domain-containing protein translates to MQTIDGDSTPGPDGIINLYTELGIPSGTGTWQARPRYAGTLDQSTGNVRTWEFLNATTNITREEYRFELFTAACGNTPAIVADLILGPYAGEAAPPQANGANAEICETDRLDLFETLTQNEFIPAPHLNGRWEYIGSSSGANFKGSFDLNGSTFSAVVPKNDDDRSTDNEIFELRYTVSNTTDCTANSKGETIVKVSVVRQVDPGTGNLIEICEEDITAGNWDTDINLNDDAYLVGEDKEGYWLSELDLTGQLENEQDSIINIREIYDDLIANRGARFGCASYSFTYFVPQRSAVCTERRASVSFQIFEELRPFEQSPGIPELCINQIPSTYDLYNLIDFEDDGTNNFSYNDDNYVSWRQVSGPADLGILTQPNSLSDFIPDYDYHLGTINLNAGVPGSYTFEYAVAPKINCTGANEILDPFVTDSLDLTFDLTPCSVLSTLITIELLPFDYAGENTEDLIFCNTDTSINLVSLLDTNGRDTIVPGGVWRDSIGNPIQNEFVFPVIDSVQRFNFTYTTTTAKSCTDSANLKFAVYKQANAGDGTDITLCSDDLNVTLFDLLTQTPDTIGRWTGPFGYESEDHRGVFDANNTMLPVLGQGTYTYLIEGNEGCPDSDQATVNVTIIDPVPIGEDIFVSYCILDGRVNLYDVLDRQTTRTGVFRDIENTAALSADGVVTFEQLPNPNNEVNKIYNFQYVVPNLAPCDESTLNVEVTIIDLPEPVVPNPQFCILDAKRLDDIEVDVDNFNWYATLESDTPITDNPILLDNDVYYIANVDVDNCESDRVTVTVDILNTGERFANGDICTLEFQDGVSPDNNNQNDTFSLFVEEEFNIPEAFPDFNLQIFNRYGTLVYEADKNTEEFRGESNTSVRLGDDLPSGTYFYIFNPNFDNNLPMQGSFYLAR